The Miltoncostaea oceani genome includes a region encoding these proteins:
- a CDS encoding BON domain-containing protein — MRRVLLALTAIGAAVAGVVALLRRRRSSGAPDRWGSSDDGGGRLEYHGPSGDPLEAGGGSPDDARLLARVQSELFRDAALPKGDIALDAVGGVITLRGQVDEALVADVPIRVAAVEGVLRVENLLHAPGSPPPVSA; from the coding sequence ATGAGGCGTGTCCTGCTCGCCCTCACCGCCATCGGCGCCGCCGTCGCCGGCGTCGTCGCGCTCCTGCGCCGCCGCCGGTCGTCGGGGGCACCCGACCGCTGGGGGTCGTCCGACGACGGCGGTGGCCGCCTCGAATACCACGGCCCCAGCGGCGACCCGCTGGAGGCCGGCGGCGGCTCGCCCGACGACGCGCGCCTGCTCGCCCGGGTCCAGTCGGAGCTGTTCCGGGACGCGGCGCTGCCGAAGGGCGACATCGCCCTCGACGCCGTCGGCGGCGTCATCACCCTCCGCGGCCAGGTCGACGAGGCCCTCGTGGCCGACGTGCCGATCCGCGTCGCCGCGGTCGAGGGCGTTCTGCGCGTCGAGAACCTGCTCCACGCGCCGGGGAGCCCTCCGCCGGTCTCCGCCTGA
- a CDS encoding TolB family protein, giving the protein MALLAAAAPSLAADDPATRVVFADGCDIWIAPLTGEAPQNLTGSPACETNPTVSRTGRFVAWGTGVAGISVLDRTTGGVTSVPGGQSPDFSPVTDDIAFTVSSSGVTDIYVSGPDGSGRRKLTTDAQTLTSGNRFPRWSDDGEEIIFSRGEGAPFCRVDRGGYDDLCVSYRLAGVTLTGVVTEILAEPLTAFSSGQRSGGVFAYVRNALEPASGGYCVTEPTADRELVVDGVVRDSATSLSRVAVGPRGDVVYAADGDVRYIPAGGGDVRTLFPGSQPDLTIGDTRDPRARARVTADVDGPGVVEIRPGDAECASECAEVVTAGDEVTVRAVADEPKGGFVGFRDCPGPVTYGPVGTCRFTAEGDVTVTAVFDPIPSYAPWVQFHPRERHWPMDPSEFVRRSSLDFANPNGAHGRGCPTKDARIVGRGKIISSWLPDGRYRYRYCSGLVRRGAQAPGRRVTLTTRQLTAPAETKNKAKVTADNGRWGFYLNLDNDAWKGRTPPDESGGTYPNAPVMYVQYVPRRYITYWFFSARNYVKLAGVKDVHEGDWERIAVRLDTRNQAVAAGYWQHLCDADVHSWAKMRRDGAIAGRSHPRVYVAKGAHASYHVPRRSTRISCPPWVTKGVGDSHPGGGVTWETWQKGAGGFREATKAPWYGFGGSWGSETSEGTKRFPGPFWGPLGPGPKKRPAPAGW; this is encoded by the coding sequence ATGGCGCTCCTCGCTGCCGCGGCCCCGTCGCTGGCGGCGGACGACCCCGCCACCCGTGTCGTGTTCGCGGACGGCTGCGACATATGGATCGCACCCCTCACCGGGGAGGCTCCACAGAACCTGACCGGGAGCCCCGCATGCGAGACGAACCCGACGGTCTCCCGCACCGGACGGTTCGTCGCCTGGGGGACGGGTGTCGCCGGCATCTCGGTCCTCGACCGCACGACCGGGGGGGTCACGTCGGTCCCGGGAGGACAGTCGCCCGACTTCTCGCCCGTGACCGATGACATCGCCTTCACCGTGAGCTCGTCGGGGGTGACGGACATCTACGTCTCCGGCCCCGACGGCTCCGGGCGCCGCAAGCTGACCACCGACGCGCAGACGTTGACCAGCGGCAACCGCTTCCCGAGATGGTCGGACGACGGGGAGGAGATCATCTTCAGTCGTGGGGAGGGGGCGCCGTTCTGCCGCGTGGACCGCGGTGGCTACGACGACCTCTGCGTGTCGTACCGGCTCGCCGGCGTCACCTTGACCGGCGTCGTCACGGAGATCCTCGCCGAACCGCTCACCGCCTTCTCCAGCGGGCAGAGGAGCGGCGGGGTGTTCGCGTACGTCCGCAACGCACTGGAGCCCGCCAGCGGCGGGTACTGCGTCACGGAGCCGACGGCCGACCGCGAGCTCGTCGTCGATGGCGTCGTCAGGGACAGCGCCACCAGCCTCTCGCGGGTGGCGGTGGGCCCCCGCGGCGACGTCGTCTACGCGGCCGACGGCGACGTCCGCTACATCCCGGCCGGCGGCGGCGATGTCCGGACGCTCTTCCCGGGTTCCCAGCCCGATCTCACCATCGGTGACACGCGGGATCCGCGCGCCCGGGCCCGCGTCACCGCGGACGTCGACGGTCCGGGGGTGGTGGAGATCCGGCCGGGCGACGCGGAGTGCGCCTCGGAGTGCGCCGAAGTCGTCACCGCGGGCGACGAGGTGACGGTGCGGGCCGTCGCGGACGAGCCGAAGGGCGGCTTCGTCGGCTTCCGCGACTGCCCGGGCCCCGTCACGTACGGGCCGGTCGGCACGTGCCGGTTCACCGCGGAGGGCGATGTCACCGTGACCGCGGTCTTCGACCCGATCCCCTCCTACGCACCGTGGGTCCAGTTCCATCCCCGCGAGCGCCACTGGCCGATGGATCCGAGCGAGTTCGTCCGGCGCTCCTCCCTCGACTTCGCCAACCCCAACGGCGCGCACGGCCGGGGGTGCCCGACGAAGGACGCTCGCATCGTCGGCCGCGGGAAGATCATCTCGTCGTGGCTGCCGGACGGCAGGTATCGCTACCGCTACTGCTCGGGGCTCGTCCGTCGCGGCGCCCAGGCGCCGGGGCGCCGGGTGACGCTCACCACACGGCAGCTGACCGCTCCCGCCGAGACGAAGAACAAGGCGAAGGTCACCGCGGACAATGGCCGGTGGGGCTTCTACCTCAACCTCGACAACGACGCATGGAAGGGTCGCACGCCGCCCGACGAGAGCGGGGGCACCTATCCGAACGCCCCCGTCATGTACGTCCAGTACGTCCCCCGCCGGTACATCACCTACTGGTTCTTCTCCGCACGCAACTACGTGAAGCTGGCGGGAGTCAAGGACGTGCACGAGGGCGATTGGGAGCGGATCGCCGTGCGGCTCGACACGCGCAACCAGGCGGTCGCGGCCGGCTACTGGCAGCACCTGTGCGACGCGGACGTCCACTCGTGGGCCAAGATGCGCCGGGACGGGGCCATCGCCGGCAGGTCGCACCCGCGGGTGTACGTGGCGAAGGGCGCCCATGCGAGCTACCACGTCCCGCGCAGGTCGACCCGTATCTCCTGTCCGCCCTGGGTCACGAAGGGCGTCGGCGACAGCCACCCGGGCGGGGGGGTCACCTGGGAGACGTGGCAGAAGGGGGCGGGAGGCTTCCGGGAGGCGACGAAGGCGCCGTGGTACGGATTCGGCGGGAGCTGGGGATCCGAGACCTCCGAGGGCACCAAGCGGTTCCCCGGTCCGTTCTGGGGACCGCTCGGGCCGGGTCCCAAGAAGCGTCCCGCCCCGGCCGGCTGGTAG
- a CDS encoding DEAD/DEAH box helicase — MSHCAVAADVPAVPTTRMTATDPTAERPGFTELGLRPELLAALTELGYEEPTPIQREAIPPLLEGRDLLGRAATGTGKTAAFALPLLERMTPAAGTGGPGALVLVPTRELAMQVSEAIHRYGRSIGARVLPIYGGQPIGRQLRSLERGADVVVATPGRALDHIGRGTLHLDSIATVVLDEADEMLDMGFAEDIDAILDGTPDGRQTVLFSATMPARINAIAKRHLTDPVRIQIVEERAAAGEAPLVRQSAYVLSRAHKPAALARVLDVEAPAAAIVFCRTRNEVDQLAETLTGRGYRAEALHGGLSQEGRDRVMQRLRSGTADLLVATDVAARGLDIDQLTHVVNYDVPSAPESYVHRIGRVGRAGREGVAITLAEPREHRLLKNIERVTGQRIQIQKVPTIADLRARRLEMMRATLREAILEEGLDRFRVVVETLADEFDVMEVALAAVKLAHDATGGPVDEVDIPEVAAPRPERPPRDRPDAGGRGKPRAARGRGPSGPTTRVFVGAGRSAGVRPQDLVGAVTGESQLTGRDVGAIEIFDRFSLVEVPVPAADDVIAALRGSTIKGRKVTIRRERDTSG, encoded by the coding sequence CTGTCACACTGCGCGGTCGCCGCGGACGTCCCGGCGGTGCCCACGACGAGGATGACGGCCACGGACCCGACCGCAGAACGCCCCGGATTCACCGAGCTCGGCCTGCGCCCCGAGCTGCTCGCCGCGCTCACCGAGCTCGGCTACGAGGAGCCCACCCCCATCCAGCGGGAGGCGATCCCGCCGCTGCTGGAGGGACGCGACCTGCTCGGCCGCGCCGCGACGGGCACCGGCAAGACCGCCGCCTTCGCCCTGCCGCTGCTGGAGCGGATGACGCCCGCCGCCGGGACCGGTGGCCCCGGGGCCCTCGTGCTCGTCCCCACCCGCGAGCTCGCGATGCAGGTGTCCGAGGCGATCCACCGCTACGGCCGCTCCATCGGCGCGCGCGTGCTCCCGATCTACGGGGGCCAGCCGATCGGTCGCCAGCTCCGGTCCCTCGAGCGGGGCGCCGACGTCGTCGTCGCCACCCCGGGCCGGGCGCTCGACCACATCGGCCGCGGCACCCTCCACCTCGACAGCATCGCCACCGTCGTCCTCGACGAGGCCGACGAGATGCTCGACATGGGCTTCGCGGAGGACATCGACGCGATCCTCGACGGCACCCCCGACGGCCGCCAGACGGTGCTCTTCTCCGCGACGATGCCGGCCCGCATCAACGCCATCGCCAAGCGCCACCTCACCGACCCCGTCCGCATCCAGATCGTCGAGGAGCGCGCCGCCGCCGGCGAGGCGCCCCTCGTGCGCCAGAGCGCCTACGTCCTGTCGCGGGCCCACAAGCCCGCCGCCCTCGCGCGCGTGCTCGACGTCGAGGCGCCCGCCGCCGCGATCGTCTTCTGCCGCACCCGCAACGAGGTCGACCAGCTCGCCGAGACGCTCACCGGTCGCGGGTACCGCGCCGAGGCGCTCCACGGCGGCCTCAGCCAGGAGGGCCGCGACCGCGTCATGCAGCGCCTGCGCTCCGGGACCGCCGACCTGCTCGTCGCCACCGACGTCGCCGCCCGCGGCCTCGACATCGACCAGCTCACCCACGTCGTCAACTACGACGTCCCCTCCGCCCCCGAGTCGTACGTCCACCGCATCGGGCGGGTCGGGCGCGCCGGGCGCGAGGGCGTCGCGATCACCCTCGCCGAGCCGCGCGAGCACCGCCTCCTCAAGAACATCGAGCGGGTCACCGGCCAGCGGATCCAGATCCAGAAGGTCCCGACGATCGCGGACCTCCGCGCCCGCCGCCTCGAGATGATGCGCGCCACGCTCCGGGAGGCGATCCTGGAGGAGGGCCTCGACCGCTTCCGGGTCGTCGTCGAGACCCTCGCCGACGAGTTCGACGTCATGGAGGTCGCCCTCGCCGCCGTCAAGCTCGCCCACGACGCGACCGGCGGGCCCGTGGACGAGGTGGACATCCCCGAGGTCGCCGCGCCCCGCCCGGAGCGGCCGCCGCGCGACCGCCCCGACGCCGGGGGACGCGGCAAGCCCCGCGCCGCCCGCGGACGCGGGCCGTCCGGCCCCACCACCCGGGTGTTCGTCGGGGCCGGCCGCAGCGCCGGCGTGCGCCCCCAGGACCTCGTCGGCGCCGTGACGGGGGAGTCCCAGCTCACCGGCCGCGACGTCGGGGCGATCGAGATCTTCGACCGCTTCTCGCTCGTCGAGGTCCCCGTGCCCGCCGCCGACGACGTCATCGCCGCCCTGCGCGGCAGCACCATCAAGGGCCGCAAGGTCACGATCCGGCGCGAGCGCGACACCTCGGGCTGA
- a CDS encoding CbiX/SirB N-terminal domain-containing protein — protein sequence MDANGTPGPIGLIVVDHGSRRAESNEMLERMVVQVTEVVPYDIVEPAHMELAEPSISDAFDACVARGARTVVVSPYFLLPGRHWRQDIPALVEEAAARHPGVAYLVAAPFGLHPLMAEVVSARVEHCLAHVRGEAEECEACAGTGTCRMQVGAGAAAPAS from the coding sequence ATGGACGCGAACGGCACCCCCGGACCCATCGGACTGATCGTCGTCGACCACGGCTCGCGCCGCGCCGAGAGCAACGAGATGCTCGAGCGGATGGTGGTCCAGGTGACGGAGGTCGTCCCCTACGACATCGTCGAGCCCGCCCACATGGAGCTGGCGGAGCCGTCGATCTCCGACGCGTTCGACGCGTGTGTGGCGCGGGGCGCCCGGACCGTCGTGGTGTCGCCGTACTTCCTGCTCCCCGGCCGCCACTGGCGGCAGGACATCCCGGCCCTCGTCGAGGAGGCCGCGGCGCGGCACCCCGGCGTCGCGTACCTCGTCGCCGCCCCGTTCGGCCTGCACCCGCTGATGGCCGAGGTCGTGAGCGCCCGGGTGGAGCACTGCCTGGCGCACGTCCGCGGCGAGGCGGAGGAGTGCGAGGCCTGCGCCGGGACGGGGACGTGCCGCATGCAGGTCGGCGCCGGGGCCGCCGCGCCCGCGTCGTAG
- a CDS encoding peptidoglycan-binding protein, with protein MRPRLPSGGAVAILAAVALVLLALPAHAPAQSPRPPAGAEAGVLGLGARGPVVRELQRELRRRGIRVVVDGRYGPGTKRAVARLQRRLGLRVNGIVDRSFLWSMGLSVCGLPGPTTARGGPRNELRLGATGPRVCALQRLLVRAGDDDVEVDGGYGPLTRAAVRRAQRRVGLRPSGVADDLLLRRLRAPRPGAPTPVRAGTLLSVGAQGDAVLRLQSELRRRGYEVSADGVFGPQTRRAVVRVQRSLGVAVDGRVDAALLRRLGTFRARHLRVFPVQAPHSFGDDWGAPRHQGRHQGNDIVAPRRAPVVAVADGVIDRMTRVERGLGGIYVWLRDDAGTRYYYAHLSSIAPGLAPGSRVRAGQRIGAVGRTGDARGGVFHLHFELHPAGRGAVNPYPELRAVDTVTVAI; from the coding sequence ATGCGTCCGCGGCTCCCCAGCGGCGGGGCGGTGGCGATCCTCGCCGCCGTCGCGCTCGTCCTCCTCGCCCTCCCGGCGCACGCGCCGGCCCAGTCGCCGCGCCCGCCCGCCGGGGCCGAGGCCGGGGTCCTCGGGCTCGGCGCCCGCGGACCCGTCGTGCGCGAGCTGCAGCGCGAGCTGCGCCGCCGCGGCATCCGCGTCGTCGTCGACGGCCGCTACGGGCCCGGCACGAAGCGCGCGGTGGCCCGCCTGCAGCGGCGCCTCGGCCTCCGCGTCAACGGGATCGTGGACCGCTCGTTCCTCTGGTCGATGGGCCTCTCGGTGTGCGGGCTCCCCGGTCCGACCACCGCGCGCGGCGGGCCCCGCAACGAGCTGCGGCTCGGCGCGACCGGTCCCCGCGTCTGCGCCCTGCAGCGCCTGCTGGTGCGGGCCGGGGACGACGACGTCGAGGTCGACGGGGGATACGGCCCGCTGACCCGTGCCGCGGTGCGCCGGGCGCAGCGGCGCGTCGGCCTGCGGCCGAGCGGCGTCGCCGACGACCTCCTGCTGCGCCGCCTGCGGGCACCCCGGCCCGGTGCGCCCACGCCCGTGCGTGCCGGGACCCTGCTCTCGGTGGGGGCGCAGGGGGACGCCGTCCTGCGCCTCCAGTCCGAGCTGCGCCGCCGCGGCTACGAGGTCAGCGCCGACGGGGTGTTCGGCCCCCAGACCCGCCGCGCCGTGGTCCGCGTCCAGCGCTCCCTCGGGGTGGCCGTCGACGGCCGGGTCGACGCGGCGCTGCTGAGGAGGCTCGGGACGTTCCGCGCCCGGCACCTCCGGGTGTTCCCCGTGCAGGCGCCCCACTCGTTCGGCGACGACTGGGGCGCCCCCCGCCACCAGGGTCGCCACCAGGGCAACGACATCGTCGCGCCGCGGCGCGCCCCCGTCGTCGCGGTCGCCGACGGGGTCATCGACCGCATGACGCGGGTCGAGCGGGGCCTCGGCGGCATCTACGTCTGGCTCCGCGACGACGCCGGCACCCGGTACTACTACGCCCACCTGTCGTCGATCGCGCCGGGCCTCGCCCCGGGGTCGCGGGTGCGGGCCGGCCAGCGCATCGGCGCCGTCGGACGCACCGGCGACGCCCGCGGCGGCGTCTTCCACCTGCACTTCGAGCTGCACCCGGCCGGGCGCGGGGCCGTCAACCCGTACCCCGAGCTGCGCGCCGTGGACACCGTCACGGTGGCGATCTGA
- a CDS encoding TIM44-like domain-containing protein, which yields MTSDRRIPGALRALVLTLVVLAAQAATALGAAGGGSGGFGGGGGGGGGGGYSGGGGSGSGSGGSLSGTGALVVFGGVAVVLVFGFIQEKRKATWSRSYAKARDALTASRREARREEVERKARVAAEDDAAFEAEKVRGEAELLFASIQRAWDEDDRDALAAMVAPDLMTEWRLRLEDFASKGWRNRVEVTSSDVEYVGMTNRMDDADDRVVVRVSAELQDYVIDGSGNRINHSGNSGSESHLREYWTLGKRDGRWTLLSIEQDEEGTHQLDAPLEADPSEDRRMTDRARVEAAQRNALPEGFTHAEIDDEDAATALAKARDLSLSDERFDPDVIDLTVRRGVAAWADAVDGDDAAFAHIARPELLQELLHPPAGGRSVRLVVRAPVVVGTTLTDVDADAVPPTATVHMQIEGVRYVEDRNTLDVVAGSRNGTTRFDGTWTLSLDGPEDSPWRIASVRDDPPPPPPETPAG from the coding sequence ATGACCTCCGACCGGCGCATCCCCGGCGCGTTGCGCGCCCTCGTCCTCACGCTCGTCGTGCTCGCCGCCCAGGCGGCCACCGCCCTCGGCGCCGCCGGCGGCGGCAGCGGCGGCTTCGGCGGAGGCGGGGGAGGGGGCGGCGGCGGCGGGTACTCGGGTGGCGGCGGGTCCGGCTCCGGCTCGGGCGGCAGCCTCAGCGGCACCGGGGCGCTCGTCGTCTTCGGCGGCGTCGCCGTGGTGCTCGTGTTCGGCTTCATCCAGGAGAAGCGCAAGGCGACGTGGAGCCGCAGCTACGCGAAGGCCCGCGACGCCCTGACCGCGTCCCGCCGCGAGGCGCGGCGCGAGGAGGTCGAGCGGAAGGCGCGCGTCGCGGCGGAGGACGACGCCGCGTTCGAGGCGGAGAAGGTCCGCGGCGAGGCCGAGCTGCTGTTCGCGTCCATCCAGCGCGCATGGGACGAGGACGACCGCGACGCCCTCGCGGCGATGGTCGCCCCCGACCTCATGACGGAGTGGCGCCTGCGGCTCGAGGACTTCGCGTCGAAGGGCTGGCGCAACCGCGTGGAGGTCACCTCGAGCGACGTCGAGTACGTCGGGATGACGAACCGCATGGACGACGCCGACGACCGCGTCGTCGTCCGCGTCTCGGCGGAACTGCAGGACTACGTGATCGACGGCTCCGGGAACCGCATCAACCACAGCGGCAACAGCGGCTCCGAGTCGCACCTGCGGGAGTACTGGACGCTCGGCAAGCGCGACGGCCGCTGGACGCTCCTCTCCATCGAGCAGGACGAGGAGGGCACCCACCAGCTCGACGCGCCGCTCGAGGCCGACCCGAGCGAGGACCGCCGCATGACCGACCGCGCACGGGTCGAGGCGGCGCAGCGCAACGCCCTCCCCGAGGGCTTCACCCACGCCGAGATCGACGACGAGGACGCGGCGACGGCCCTCGCGAAGGCCCGCGACCTGTCCCTCTCCGACGAGCGCTTCGACCCCGACGTCATCGACCTGACGGTGCGCCGCGGCGTCGCCGCCTGGGCCGACGCCGTCGACGGCGACGACGCCGCCTTCGCCCACATCGCCCGGCCCGAGCTGCTGCAGGAGCTCCTCCACCCGCCGGCCGGCGGCCGCAGCGTCCGCCTCGTCGTGCGCGCCCCCGTGGTGGTCGGGACGACGCTCACCGACGTCGACGCCGACGCCGTCCCGCCGACCGCGACGGTGCACATGCAGATCGAGGGCGTCCGCTACGTCGAGGACCGCAACACCCTCGACGTCGTCGCGGGGTCGCGGAACGGCACCACCCGCTTCGACGGCACCTGGACGCTGTCCCTCGACGGGCCGGAGGACTCGCCGTGGCGGATCGCCTCCGTCCGCGACGACCCGCCGCCGCCGCCGCCGGAGACCCCCGCCGGCTGA
- a CDS encoding methyltransferase domain-containing protein translates to MGDAPDPLRFDAAAARRIDEIYATDDVVAQRRAVIAALAPVPGERVLDLGCGPGYLAAEIAALVGPGGRVHGIDTSDSMLAIAAARARPPGAAPVELGTGDALAVPLPDGAVDAVVCTQVYEYVDDMPAALAEARRVLAPGGRLVVLDTDWDSIVWRSRDDARMARVLAAWDEHLAHRDLPRLLPQLLREAGFALADARVVPILNVGHRRATYSGGMMELIAGFVPGRRGVDAAEAAAWSADLVSMGDDYFFSLCRYLFTAVR, encoded by the coding sequence ATGGGCGACGCACCCGATCCCCTCCGGTTCGACGCCGCCGCCGCGCGCCGCATCGACGAGATCTACGCGACCGACGACGTGGTCGCGCAGCGCCGTGCGGTGATCGCCGCCCTCGCCCCCGTCCCCGGCGAGCGGGTGCTCGACCTCGGGTGCGGTCCCGGGTACCTGGCGGCGGAGATCGCGGCGCTCGTCGGCCCCGGCGGACGGGTCCACGGGATCGACACGAGCGACAGCATGCTCGCCATCGCCGCGGCCCGCGCGCGGCCGCCGGGGGCGGCGCCGGTCGAGCTCGGGACCGGCGACGCCCTCGCCGTCCCGCTGCCCGACGGCGCCGTCGACGCGGTCGTCTGCACGCAGGTCTACGAGTACGTCGACGACATGCCGGCGGCCCTCGCGGAGGCCCGGCGGGTGCTGGCGCCCGGCGGGCGCCTCGTCGTCCTCGACACCGACTGGGACTCGATCGTCTGGCGCTCCCGCGACGACGCCCGCATGGCCCGGGTGCTGGCGGCGTGGGACGAGCACCTCGCCCACCGCGACCTGCCACGGCTCCTGCCACAGCTGCTGCGGGAGGCCGGGTTCGCCCTCGCCGACGCCCGGGTCGTGCCGATCCTCAACGTCGGCCACCGCCGCGCGACGTACAGCGGCGGGATGATGGAGCTGATCGCCGGGTTCGTGCCGGGACGGCGCGGCGTCGACGCCGCCGAGGCCGCGGCCTGGAGCGCGGACCTCGTGTCGATGGGCGACGACTACTTCTTCAGCCTCTGCCGCTACCTGTTCACCGCCGTGCGCTGA